From Halorubrum salinarum, the proteins below share one genomic window:
- a CDS encoding sulfite oxidase-like oxidoreductase has product MTDSGVEAVEDLTDLYREYGDDRLPPGQRETDGFPVLSKSGTPSWDPDTFELEVWGAVEEPRSFSLDEFRDLPAVTQRQDFHCVTGWSKFDCEFTGVAFADLADLAGVRDDAEHVMFHSLDGYTTDLPLDECTEPGVQLAYGFDGDDLPADHGGPIRVVTPHKYAYKGAKWVSGVEFLTEPELGYWEKRGYSDTANPWNEERYS; this is encoded by the coding sequence ATGACCGACTCCGGCGTCGAGGCCGTCGAAGACCTCACCGACCTCTACCGCGAGTACGGCGACGACCGGCTCCCGCCGGGCCAGCGCGAGACCGACGGCTTCCCCGTCCTCTCGAAGAGCGGCACGCCGTCGTGGGACCCGGACACGTTCGAACTCGAGGTGTGGGGCGCCGTCGAGGAGCCCCGCTCGTTCTCGCTCGACGAGTTCCGCGACCTCCCGGCCGTCACCCAGCGACAGGACTTCCACTGCGTGACGGGGTGGAGCAAGTTCGACTGCGAGTTCACGGGCGTCGCGTTCGCGGACCTCGCCGACCTCGCGGGCGTCCGCGACGACGCCGAACACGTCATGTTCCACTCGCTGGACGGCTACACGACCGACCTCCCGCTCGACGAGTGTACGGAACCGGGGGTCCAGCTGGCGTACGGCTTCGACGGCGACGACCTCCCGGCGGACCACGGCGGCCCGATCCGCGTCGTCACGCCGCACAAGTACGCGTACAAGGGCGCGAAGTGGGTCTCGGGCGTGGAGTTCCTCACGGAGCCCGAGCTCGGCTACTGGGAGAAGCGCGGGTACAGCGACACGGCGAACCCCTGGAACGAGGAGCGCTACAGCTGA
- a CDS encoding isochorismate synthase produces the protein MKGARPRSSPPLVSRTTAIDEPAFAAAFDALPAPRTTWSAPDDALVIGGGSAATLTAAGGDRFAAIRDATTELFESGDVHAGTEAARPRVFGGFAFHEGACDGDPWTPFPEARFVLPRVQLTVADNGAWLTVNAVGDDADVSAVEDRLASEVDRFAALDGDGEAPSGGGNADSRGDRPPRPGISESRRTTSPEAWRESVGAAVDRIRDGDLRKVVLAQALEADLAADFPRAATLERLAEKYPDCHRYWFEPEAGESAFFGATPERLVSLRGRTVETDALAGTTGRGETPSEDEWLARELLDDEKNVHEHELVAETVRDQLEPFAASISAGERRVRRLATVQHLHTPITAELDADRHVLDLVEALHPTPAVGGLPPDRALATIRETEPFDRGWYAAPVGWIDAAGNGAFAVAIRSAVAARRRATLFAGVGIVSDSDPDREWDEVQLKYRPILDELEGDDGDAGGR, from the coding sequence ATGAAAGGGGCGCGCCCACGGTCGTCACCGCCGCTGGTCAGCCGGACCACGGCGATCGACGAACCGGCCTTCGCGGCGGCGTTCGACGCGCTTCCGGCGCCGCGCACGACCTGGAGCGCGCCCGACGACGCGCTGGTGATCGGCGGCGGATCGGCGGCCACCCTGACCGCCGCCGGCGGCGACCGCTTCGCGGCGATCCGCGACGCGACCACCGAGCTGTTCGAGTCCGGCGACGTCCACGCCGGCACCGAGGCGGCCCGCCCCAGAGTCTTCGGCGGGTTCGCCTTCCACGAGGGGGCCTGCGACGGCGACCCGTGGACGCCGTTCCCGGAGGCCCGGTTCGTACTCCCCCGCGTCCAACTGACCGTCGCGGACAACGGCGCGTGGCTGACGGTCAACGCGGTCGGCGACGACGCCGACGTCTCCGCCGTCGAGGACCGGCTGGCGAGCGAGGTCGACCGGTTCGCCGCCCTCGACGGCGACGGCGAGGCGCCGAGCGGCGGCGGCAACGCCGACTCCCGGGGCGACCGGCCGCCCCGGCCCGGGATCAGCGAGAGCCGGCGGACCACGAGCCCCGAGGCGTGGCGCGAGAGCGTCGGCGCCGCGGTCGACCGGATCCGCGACGGCGACCTCCGGAAGGTGGTGTTGGCCCAGGCGCTGGAGGCCGACCTCGCGGCCGACTTCCCGCGCGCGGCGACGCTCGAACGCCTCGCGGAGAAGTACCCCGACTGTCACCGCTACTGGTTCGAGCCCGAGGCCGGCGAGAGCGCCTTCTTCGGCGCCACGCCCGAGCGGCTGGTCTCGCTGCGCGGCCGCACCGTCGAGACCGACGCGCTCGCCGGGACGACCGGCCGCGGCGAGACGCCGAGCGAGGACGAGTGGCTCGCGCGGGAGCTCCTCGACGACGAGAAGAACGTCCACGAACACGAGCTGGTCGCGGAGACGGTGCGGGACCAGTTGGAGCCGTTCGCGGCGTCCATCTCCGCGGGCGAGCGTCGCGTCCGCCGGCTCGCGACGGTCCAACACCTCCACACGCCGATCACCGCCGAGCTGGACGCGGACCGCCACGTGCTCGACCTTGTCGAGGCGCTCCACCCGACCCCGGCGGTCGGCGGGCTGCCGCCGGACCGCGCGCTGGCGACGATCCGCGAGACTGAGCCGTTCGACCGCGGCTGGTACGCCGCCCCGGTCGGCTGGATCGACGCCGCGGGCAACGGGGCGTTCGCGGTCGCGATCCGCTCGGCGGTCGCGGCCCGCCGGCGCGCCACGCTGTTCGCGGGCGTCGGCATCGTCTCCGACTCCGACCCAGACCGGGAGTGGGACGAGGTCCAGCTGAAGTACCGGCCGATCCTCGACGAGCTGGAGGGCGACGACGGCGACGCGGGCGGTCGGTAG
- a CDS encoding proteasome assembly chaperone family protein, which translates to MARISVLDDGVSLDAPTLIEGFPGVGLVGKIATDHLIDVHGMTHYANVHCDGLPPVAVYHESETAATTPVRLYADPDNDLVALRSDVPVNPNAATEVAACLGSWFDEVDLFPVFLSGLGREKDEAPPELYGIATGDGGEALARAEVSEPSESGLVSGPTGAMLAAALEHGRDAVGLVVESDPQFPDPEAARILIADGIDPIAGIETPTDGLVEQATEIRDAKQQLAERMRQANEESSQAEPLKMFQ; encoded by the coding sequence ATGGCACGCATCTCCGTCCTCGACGACGGCGTCTCGCTGGACGCGCCCACCCTGATCGAGGGGTTCCCCGGCGTCGGCCTCGTCGGCAAGATAGCGACCGACCACCTGATCGACGTCCACGGGATGACCCACTACGCGAACGTCCACTGCGACGGGCTCCCGCCGGTGGCCGTCTACCACGAGTCCGAGACGGCCGCGACGACGCCGGTGCGGCTGTACGCGGACCCTGATAACGACCTCGTCGCGCTCCGCAGCGACGTGCCCGTGAACCCGAACGCGGCGACGGAGGTCGCGGCGTGTCTCGGCTCGTGGTTCGACGAGGTCGACCTGTTCCCGGTGTTCCTGTCGGGGCTCGGCCGCGAGAAGGACGAGGCGCCGCCGGAGCTGTACGGGATCGCCACCGGCGACGGCGGCGAGGCGCTGGCTCGGGCCGAGGTGTCGGAGCCGTCGGAGTCCGGGCTCGTCTCCGGCCCCACGGGGGCGATGCTCGCGGCCGCGCTGGAACACGGCCGCGACGCGGTCGGCCTCGTCGTCGAGTCCGACCCGCAGTTCCCCGACCCGGAGGCGGCGCGGATACTCATCGCCGACGGCATCGACCCCATCGCCGGGATCGAGACGCCGACGGACGGGCTGGTCGAACAGGCGACCGAGATCCGGGACGCGAAACAACAGCTCGCCGAGCGGATGCGACAGGCGAACGAGGAGAGCTCGCAGGCCGAGCCGCTGAAGATGTTCCAGTAG
- a CDS encoding RsmB/NOP family class I SAM-dependent RNA methyltransferase, whose amino-acid sequence MNPLDRYEPLVDDVDAFRAACDRPLPSVVRTNGIAATPARVREAFDEAGVAYEPVDWHDGLFRLPDGNPGGNWPYVHGWTHGQEEVSVLPGLALDPQPGERVWDACAAPGSKTTQIADAMDDEGTVVANDNNLGRLSALRHNAERLGITNAVVTNQDARNFSTKPLAFDEFDRALVDAPCSCEGTCRKNPDVLDQWTLDHVHAVAGIQKGVLARAVQATRPGGVVVYSTCTFAPEENEAVLDHVLASEDCELVDFDLPLDTDPGVTEWDGETYDESVTRAKRIYPHRNDTGGFFCAKLRVGGAAGDGGGVADGGEVDA is encoded by the coding sequence ATGAATCCGCTCGACCGTTACGAGCCGCTCGTCGACGACGTCGACGCGTTCCGGGCGGCGTGCGACCGGCCCCTCCCCTCGGTCGTGCGCACGAACGGCATCGCGGCGACGCCGGCCCGCGTCCGCGAGGCGTTCGACGAGGCGGGCGTCGCCTACGAGCCGGTCGACTGGCACGACGGCCTGTTCCGGCTGCCGGACGGGAACCCCGGCGGCAACTGGCCGTACGTCCACGGCTGGACGCACGGCCAGGAGGAGGTGTCCGTGCTGCCCGGACTCGCGCTCGACCCGCAGCCCGGCGAGCGCGTCTGGGACGCCTGCGCGGCGCCCGGCAGCAAGACGACGCAGATCGCGGACGCCATGGACGACGAGGGCACCGTCGTCGCCAACGACAACAACCTCGGGCGGCTCTCCGCGCTCCGGCACAACGCCGAGCGCCTCGGGATCACGAACGCGGTCGTCACGAACCAGGACGCCCGGAACTTCTCGACGAAGCCGCTGGCGTTCGACGAGTTCGACCGCGCGCTGGTCGACGCCCCCTGCTCCTGTGAGGGCACCTGCCGGAAGAACCCGGACGTGCTCGACCAGTGGACGCTCGACCACGTCCACGCGGTCGCGGGGATCCAGAAGGGCGTCCTGGCGCGGGCGGTCCAGGCGACCCGCCCCGGCGGGGTCGTCGTCTACTCCACGTGTACGTTTGCGCCCGAGGAGAACGAGGCCGTCCTCGACCATGTCCTCGCGAGCGAGGACTGCGAGCTGGTCGACTTCGACCTCCCGCTCGACACCGACCCCGGCGTGACCGAGTGGGACGGCGAGACGTACGACGAGTCGGTCACGCGCGCGAAGCGCATCTACCCCCACCGCAACGACACGGGCGGGTTCTTCTGCGCGAAGCTGCGCGTGGGCGGAGCGGCCGGCGACGGGGGCGGAGTCGCCGACGGCGGGGAGGTGGACGCATGA
- a CDS encoding DUF7122 family protein, with protein sequence MSDDAPTNDGQQFDRLPETPADRAVEGRASREEVLDWWEERFGIGRDTFAEYSFWEKGAGKIWIFNGEASDPSEVEAVGMTFLRTRQEHWKPTGRAVSRFGSRATKNVIELGPERAAAFAAGDDQDLPEWDGDWGYLIATHEVAGESVPIGVGLYLYDELRSVVPKGSRADLPVVE encoded by the coding sequence ATGAGCGACGACGCGCCCACCAACGACGGACAGCAGTTCGACCGGCTCCCGGAGACCCCCGCCGACCGCGCGGTCGAGGGCCGCGCGAGCCGCGAGGAGGTCCTCGACTGGTGGGAAGAGCGGTTCGGGATCGGTCGGGACACCTTCGCCGAGTACTCCTTCTGGGAGAAGGGGGCCGGGAAGATCTGGATCTTCAACGGCGAGGCGAGCGACCCCAGCGAGGTCGAGGCGGTCGGCATGACGTTCCTCCGGACGCGACAGGAGCACTGGAAGCCGACCGGGCGGGCGGTCTCGCGGTTCGGATCGCGCGCGACGAAGAACGTGATCGAACTCGGCCCGGAGCGGGCGGCCGCCTTCGCCGCCGGGGACGACCAGGACCTCCCCGAGTGGGACGGCGACTGGGGCTACCTGATCGCGACCCACGAGGTCGCGGGCGAGAGCGTGCCCATCGGCGTCGGGCTGTACCTCTACGACGAACTGCGTTCGGTGGTGCCGAAGGGGAGCCGCGCGGACCTGCCGGTCGTGGAGTAG
- a CDS encoding ArsR/SmtB family transcription factor, which yields MSEDTDAAAVAALLEDDTARRILLETRTQPMSAETLSDRCGVSPSTVYRRIEDLREHDLVESRTRLEEDGHHYEVFSATLERIVIDATDDGFDVEVTREESMADRFTRLVEEM from the coding sequence GTGAGCGAGGACACGGACGCGGCCGCCGTCGCCGCCCTGCTGGAGGACGACACGGCGCGCCGGATCCTGCTCGAAACACGCACTCAACCCATGTCCGCAGAGACACTGAGCGACCGCTGCGGCGTCTCGCCGAGCACGGTGTATCGGCGCATCGAGGACCTCCGGGAGCACGACCTCGTCGAGTCCCGGACCCGCCTGGAGGAGGACGGCCACCACTACGAGGTGTTCTCGGCGACGCTCGAACGGATCGTGATCGACGCGACCGACGACGGGTTCGACGTCGAGGTGACCCGCGAAGAGAGCATGGCGGACCGGTTCACCCGGCTCGTGGAGGAGATGTAG
- a CDS encoding DUF7521 family protein produces MFERLRWLSTLDLALLLTDYVTIALGLAIGYIAYRGYRNNRHTPMLFVAVGFVLLMGVPGVLGVLYFALPGGQTVLAVLTQASEVAGMCSILYGLWVDPE; encoded by the coding sequence GTGTTCGAGCGATTGCGCTGGCTCTCGACGCTCGACCTCGCCCTCCTCCTGACCGACTACGTCACCATCGCCCTCGGTCTGGCGATCGGCTACATCGCCTACCGGGGGTACCGGAACAACCGACACACGCCGATGCTGTTCGTCGCGGTCGGGTTCGTTCTCCTCATGGGCGTCCCGGGGGTGCTCGGCGTGCTCTACTTCGCCCTGCCGGGCGGCCAGACGGTCCTCGCCGTCCTCACGCAGGCCAGCGAGGTCGCCGGGATGTGTAGCATCCTCTACGGCCTGTGGGTCGACCCCGAGTGA
- a CDS encoding DUF3887 domain-containing protein, whose product MNDGTQTTLTRRGVLAVSVAGATALAGCSGLGLGGDFEFPDGDPSDAQKQTTRTFVTRVHDGEYEAASEPFTEELAGSLPPDRIESVWAENVGDLGAYERIGAWGIESRDGNDAVFARVECANGHYALQLTLAGERIGGVFIRNVAPE is encoded by the coding sequence ATGAACGACGGAACGCAGACGACGCTGACGCGACGCGGCGTCCTCGCGGTCAGTGTCGCCGGCGCGACGGCGTTGGCCGGCTGTAGCGGGCTCGGACTCGGCGGCGACTTCGAGTTCCCCGACGGCGACCCCAGCGACGCGCAGAAGCAGACGACACGGACGTTCGTCACCCGCGTCCACGACGGCGAGTACGAGGCGGCGAGCGAGCCGTTCACCGAGGAGCTGGCCGGCTCGCTCCCGCCCGACCGCATCGAGAGCGTCTGGGCCGAGAACGTCGGCGACCTCGGCGCGTACGAGCGGATCGGCGCGTGGGGGATCGAGTCGCGCGACGGGAACGACGCCGTCTTCGCCCGCGTCGAGTGCGCGAACGGTCACTACGCGCTCCAGTTGACCCTCGCGGGCGAGCGGATCGGCGGCGTGTTCATCCGTAACGTCGCGCCGGAGTAA
- a CDS encoding DUF790 family protein has protein sequence MLRKDLLRVSRAGGGYRPQFTGREHRPLAARVLGTFESHVGERRGDLDDALADLEADAAARNGNFKLVRGLAALVKRECEFETRAPVPPRRVRRAAFEAAEAVGVASETDREVAVDRAADALGIEPADVAASLYADRDVEQVLVDADVRWDPDALLEQYDLSLAQTALFDATEVRVRSNDPKRLVSAVKRLRLMYEVERTPQGRELVVTGPDALFSRTRRYGTAFARLLRTVAESAEWSLEATIDDRGRERTMRLSDGDVTVPDVEPVAEPDFDSGVEADFAGRFRGLDLDWTLVREPEPLETGASVMIPDFAFDYAHADFRLFFEVMGFWTPEYVEKKLGQLADVEDVDLLVAVDESLGVGEEVAARDHRVVTYSGMVRVKDVVDVLREYEADFAADAAADLPDALSPDADVVGLDDLADERGVSVGAIEGKSFPDHERIGRTLVRPAVLEAIGREIGAGMALSEAESVLDEYGVDDASAALSRLGYRVEWEGLGGGTVREKDA, from the coding sequence GTGCTACGGAAGGACCTCCTGCGCGTCTCCCGGGCTGGCGGCGGCTACCGCCCGCAGTTCACGGGGCGCGAACACCGCCCGCTCGCGGCCCGCGTGCTCGGGACGTTCGAGTCGCACGTCGGCGAGCGCCGCGGCGACCTCGACGACGCGCTGGCGGACCTGGAGGCCGACGCGGCCGCGCGGAACGGCAACTTCAAGCTCGTTCGCGGGCTCGCGGCGCTCGTCAAGCGCGAGTGCGAGTTCGAGACGCGCGCGCCGGTCCCCCCGCGCCGGGTCCGGCGAGCGGCGTTCGAGGCGGCCGAGGCGGTCGGCGTCGCGAGCGAGACGGACCGGGAGGTCGCGGTCGACCGCGCCGCGGACGCGCTGGGGATCGAGCCGGCCGACGTGGCGGCGTCGCTGTACGCCGACCGCGACGTGGAGCAGGTCCTCGTCGACGCCGACGTGCGCTGGGACCCGGACGCCCTGCTGGAGCAGTACGATCTCTCCTTGGCCCAGACGGCGCTGTTCGACGCCACCGAGGTTCGGGTGCGGTCGAACGACCCGAAGCGGTTGGTCTCGGCGGTGAAGCGCCTGCGGCTGATGTACGAGGTAGAGCGGACGCCCCAGGGCCGCGAACTGGTCGTCACCGGCCCCGACGCGCTGTTCTCGCGGACGAGGCGGTACGGGACCGCCTTCGCGCGGCTCCTCCGGACGGTCGCGGAGTCTGCGGAGTGGTCGCTGGAGGCAACGATAGACGACCGCGGGCGCGAGCGCACGATGCGCCTCTCGGACGGCGACGTGACGGTGCCGGACGTCGAGCCCGTCGCGGAGCCCGACTTCGACAGCGGGGTCGAGGCGGACTTCGCCGGCCGGTTCCGCGGGCTCGACCTCGACTGGACGCTCGTCCGCGAGCCGGAGCCGCTGGAGACGGGCGCGAGCGTCATGATCCCCGACTTCGCGTTCGACTACGCCCACGCCGACTTCCGGCTGTTCTTCGAGGTGATGGGCTTCTGGACCCCGGAGTACGTGGAGAAGAAGCTCGGACAGCTCGCGGACGTGGAGGACGTGGACCTGCTGGTCGCCGTCGACGAGAGCCTCGGCGTCGGCGAGGAGGTGGCCGCGCGCGACCACCGCGTCGTCACCTACTCCGGGATGGTGCGGGTGAAGGACGTCGTCGACGTGCTCCGCGAGTACGAGGCCGACTTCGCCGCGGACGCGGCCGCGGACCTCCCCGACGCGCTGTCGCCCGACGCGGACGTGGTCGGGCTCGACGACCTCGCGGACGAACGCGGGGTGAGCGTCGGCGCGATCGAGGGCAAGTCGTTCCCCGACCACGAGCGGATCGGGCGGACGCTCGTGCGGCCGGCGGTGCTGGAGGCGATCGGGAGAGAAATCGGCGCCGGGATGGCGCTCTCCGAGGCCGAGTCGGTCCTCGACGAGTACGGCGTCGACGACGCGAGCGCCGCGCTCTCGCGGCTCGGCTACCGGGTCGAGTGGGAGGGCCTCGGCGGGGGGACCGTGCGCGAGAAGGACGCGTGA
- the thiC gene encoding phosphomethylpyrimidine synthase ThiC has translation MPATQIERARNGEVTPAMERLAARENHEPEFVRREVAEGRAVIPNNHAHDSLDPMVIGRAFATKVNANIGNSETTSGVEEELEKLHAAVHYGADTVMDLSTGGKLDTTREANVAHSPVPIGTVPIYEAVKRAESADAITHELLLDVIEKQAEQGVDYMTIHAGILMEHLPLTDGRKTGIVSRGGSILAEWMEENGMQNPLYTKFEAICEILAEHDVTASLGDGLRPGCLADASDEAQFAELDTLGELTGTARERGVQVMVEGPGHVPLDEITENVERQQAVCDGAPFYVLGPLVTDVAPGYDHITSAIGATEAARAGAAMLCYVTPKEHLGLPDADDVRDGLAAYRIAAHAADVANGRPGARDWDDALSEARYEFDWRRQFELALDPDRARSYHDQTLPEDNYKEARFCSMCGAEFCSMRIDQDARDADGEMSSITESEGTDLDASAAASANRPPVGTHDTSRVPDRTEVDGVAFPSEAPGDDD, from the coding sequence ATGCCAGCGACACAGATCGAACGGGCGCGGAACGGCGAGGTCACGCCCGCCATGGAGCGCTTGGCAGCGCGGGAGAACCACGAGCCGGAGTTCGTCCGCCGGGAGGTCGCCGAGGGGCGCGCGGTGATCCCGAACAACCACGCGCACGACTCGCTCGACCCGATGGTCATCGGGCGGGCGTTCGCCACGAAGGTCAACGCGAACATCGGGAACAGCGAGACGACCAGCGGCGTCGAGGAGGAGCTGGAGAAGCTCCACGCGGCGGTCCACTACGGCGCCGACACTGTCATGGACCTCTCGACGGGCGGGAAGCTCGACACGACCCGCGAGGCGAACGTCGCGCACTCGCCGGTGCCGATCGGGACGGTCCCGATCTACGAGGCGGTCAAGCGGGCCGAGTCCGCCGACGCGATCACTCACGAACTCCTCCTCGACGTCATCGAGAAACAGGCCGAGCAGGGCGTCGACTACATGACGATCCACGCGGGGATACTGATGGAACACCTGCCCCTGACTGACGGCCGGAAGACCGGGATCGTCTCGCGAGGTGGGTCGATCCTCGCGGAGTGGATGGAGGAGAACGGGATGCAGAACCCGTTGTACACGAAGTTCGAGGCGATCTGTGAGATCCTCGCCGAACACGACGTGACCGCCTCGCTCGGGGACGGCCTCCGGCCGGGGTGTCTCGCGGACGCGAGCGACGAGGCGCAGTTCGCCGAGCTCGACACCCTCGGAGAGCTCACGGGGACCGCGCGGGAGCGCGGCGTTCAGGTAATGGTCGAAGGTCCCGGTCACGTCCCGTTGGACGAAATCACCGAGAACGTCGAGCGGCAGCAGGCGGTGTGCGACGGTGCCCCGTTCTACGTCTTGGGCCCGCTGGTGACGGACGTTGCGCCGGGGTACGACCACATCACGAGCGCGATCGGCGCGACCGAGGCCGCGCGGGCCGGCGCGGCGATGCTGTGTTACGTGACGCCGAAAGAGCACCTCGGCCTGCCGGACGCGGACGACGTGCGGGACGGGCTCGCCGCGTATCGGATCGCGGCGCACGCGGCCGACGTGGCGAACGGCCGACCCGGCGCGCGCGACTGGGACGACGCGCTCTCGGAGGCGCGGTACGAGTTCGACTGGCGGCGGCAGTTCGAGCTCGCGCTCGACCCCGACCGCGCGCGGTCGTACCACGACCAGACGCTCCCCGAGGACAACTACAAGGAGGCGCGCTTCTGCTCGATGTGCGGCGCGGAGTTCTGCTCGATGCGGATCGATCAGGACGCGCGCGACGCGGACGGCGAGATGTCGTCGATAACGGAGTCGGAGGGGACGGACCTCGACGCGTCGGCGGCCGCGAGCGCGAACCGTCCGCCGGTCGGCACCCACGACACGAGCCGCGTCCCGGACCGAACCGAGGTCGACGGAGTGGCGTTCCCTTCGGAAGCCCCCGGCGACGACGACTGA
- a CDS encoding tRNA uridine(34) 5-carboxymethylaminomethyl modification radical SAM/GNAT enzyme Elp3 has protein sequence MSTDAAGDADDAASGDGTDSEAFVRTCEHLVDRILAGEIERDDLERAKLDACSEFGSPKVPKNTEILDHAPAEARDDVIEVVQRKPVRTASGVSPVAIMTSPKLCPHGKCLYCPGGPASEFSSAQSYTGHEPAAARGEQNDYDPYGQVTLRLEQLRKIGHPVDKVELILMGGTMTARSHDYQEWFVKRALQAMNDYDLDKEPEPAEGESFAPAPEDAEFEYLEDVIAENETNAIRNIGTTFETKPDWCDPEQIDRMLDLGGTKVEVGVQTTYERINREMHRGHGNEASRNANRRLRDAAFKVGFHMMPGQPGMTREMCLEDFRQLFENPDWRPDYLKIYPTLVVEGTRVYDRWRRDDFDPLTSEEAADLVADVMDQIPKYTRLQRVQRDIPADFIDAGVQKSNLRQLAAQRAEEKGIVQRDIRAREVGHNDADPDPDDVELDVLTYEAGGGTEHFISFEDPVRDLLVGFCRLRFPSFAPDQPGAPGTESDPIRPELEDAALVRELHVYGNEVGIGGDGDWQHQGYGTRLLERAEELAREAGYDKVAVISGIGAREYYRNKLGYRQDGPYVSKQL, from the coding sequence ATGAGTACCGACGCGGCGGGCGACGCCGACGACGCCGCTTCCGGGGACGGTACCGACTCGGAGGCGTTCGTCCGCACCTGCGAACACCTCGTCGACCGCATCCTCGCGGGCGAGATCGAGCGCGACGACCTCGAACGCGCCAAGCTCGATGCCTGCTCGGAGTTCGGCTCCCCGAAGGTGCCGAAGAACACCGAGATACTGGACCACGCCCCCGCCGAGGCGCGCGACGACGTGATCGAGGTGGTCCAGCGCAAGCCCGTCCGCACCGCCTCCGGCGTCTCCCCGGTCGCGATCATGACCTCGCCGAAGCTGTGCCCGCACGGGAAGTGCCTCTACTGTCCGGGCGGCCCGGCCTCCGAGTTCTCCTCGGCGCAGTCGTACACCGGCCACGAGCCCGCTGCGGCCCGCGGCGAACAGAACGACTACGACCCGTACGGACAGGTCACGCTCCGGCTCGAACAGCTCCGGAAGATCGGCCACCCCGTCGACAAGGTTGAGCTCATCCTGATGGGCGGGACGATGACGGCGCGCTCGCACGACTACCAGGAGTGGTTCGTGAAGCGCGCGCTCCAGGCGATGAACGACTACGACCTCGATAAGGAGCCGGAGCCCGCCGAGGGCGAGTCGTTCGCGCCCGCACCCGAGGACGCCGAGTTCGAGTACCTCGAAGACGTGATCGCCGAGAACGAGACGAACGCGATCCGCAACATCGGGACCACGTTCGAGACGAAGCCGGACTGGTGCGACCCTGAGCAGATCGACCGCATGCTCGACCTGGGCGGCACGAAGGTCGAGGTCGGCGTCCAGACCACCTACGAGCGGATCAACCGCGAGATGCACCGCGGGCACGGCAACGAGGCCTCCCGCAACGCGAACCGGCGCCTCCGCGACGCGGCGTTCAAGGTGGGGTTCCACATGATGCCCGGCCAGCCGGGGATGACCCGCGAGATGTGCCTGGAGGACTTCCGGCAGCTGTTCGAGAACCCCGACTGGCGGCCCGACTACCTGAAGATCTACCCCACCCTCGTCGTCGAGGGGACCCGCGTGTACGACCGCTGGCGCCGCGACGACTTCGACCCGCTCACCAGCGAGGAGGCGGCCGACCTGGTCGCCGACGTGATGGACCAGATCCCGAAGTACACGCGGCTCCAGCGCGTCCAGCGCGACATCCCCGCGGACTTCATCGACGCCGGCGTCCAGAAGTCGAACCTCCGACAGCTCGCGGCGCAGCGCGCCGAGGAGAAGGGGATCGTCCAGCGGGACATCCGCGCCCGCGAGGTCGGCCACAACGACGCCGACCCGGACCCGGACGACGTGGAACTCGACGTGCTCACCTACGAGGCCGGCGGCGGCACGGAGCACTTCATCTCCTTCGAGGACCCGGTCCGCGACCTCCTCGTCGGCTTCTGCCGGCTGCGGTTCCCCTCGTTCGCGCCCGACCAGCCCGGCGCGCCGGGGACCGAGAGCGACCCGATCCGCCCGGAACTCGAAGACGCCGCCCTGGTCCGCGAGCTCCACGTCTACGGCAACGAGGTCGGCATCGGCGGTGACGGCGACTGGCAGCATCAGGGGTACGGCACGCGGCTCCTCGAACGCGCCGAGGAACTCGCCCGCGAGGCCGGCTACGACAAGGTCGCGGTCATCTCCGGCATCGGCGCCCGCGAGTACTATCGCAATAAGCTCGGCTACCGGCAGGACGGCCCGTACGTGTCGAAGCAGCTCTGA